One region of Termitidicoccus mucosus genomic DNA includes:
- a CDS encoding cysteine desulfurase yields the protein MSDTFAHIRLDFPTLHQQVGNKPLVYLDNAATTHKPRAVIDTLTRYYEHDNSNVHRGLHALSMRATDGYEAARARAATFINAADPAEVVFTRGTTESINLVAQSWGAANLRPGDVVLITEMEHHSNLVPWQLITQRTGATLRYVPVSGENAEHGLDLDALDRLLTPEVKLFAFTHISNTLGVINPVADLCARARKVGALTLIDAAQSIGHEPIDVRALGCDFLAFSGHKMAGPTGIGVLYGRRELLDAMPPWQGGGGMINTVEYSGSTWKPSPERFEAGTPNVADAIGLRAAMDYLDGLGRPAIAAHDTALAALCYEALRGLPGIRILGPVDSTKRGGTVSFAFKDVHAHDVVTFADQDGIALRGGHHCNQPLMKKLGLPSTTRASFYVYNTPGEIDVLVASMRRILKFFT from the coding sequence ATGTCCGACACCTTCGCCCATATCCGCCTCGATTTTCCCACCCTTCACCAACAAGTCGGCAACAAGCCGCTCGTCTATCTCGACAACGCCGCGACCACGCACAAGCCCCGCGCCGTCATCGACACGCTCACCCGCTACTACGAGCACGACAACAGCAACGTGCATCGCGGCCTCCACGCGCTCTCCATGCGCGCCACCGACGGCTACGAGGCGGCCCGCGCCCGCGCCGCCACCTTCATCAACGCCGCCGACCCCGCCGAGGTCGTCTTCACCCGCGGCACGACCGAATCCATCAACCTCGTCGCGCAAAGCTGGGGCGCCGCCAACCTCCGCCCCGGCGACGTCGTGCTCATCACCGAGATGGAGCACCACTCCAACCTCGTGCCCTGGCAGCTCATCACGCAGCGCACCGGCGCGACGCTCCGCTACGTGCCTGTCTCCGGGGAAAACGCGGAGCACGGCCTCGACCTCGACGCGCTCGACCGCCTGCTCACGCCCGAGGTGAAGCTCTTCGCCTTCACGCACATCTCGAACACCCTCGGCGTCATCAATCCCGTGGCCGACCTCTGCGCCCGCGCCCGCAAGGTTGGCGCGCTCACGCTCATCGACGCCGCGCAATCCATCGGGCATGAGCCCATCGACGTGCGCGCCCTCGGCTGCGATTTTCTCGCCTTCTCCGGCCACAAGATGGCCGGCCCGACCGGCATCGGCGTGCTCTACGGCCGGCGCGAGCTCCTCGACGCCATGCCGCCCTGGCAGGGCGGCGGCGGCATGATCAACACGGTCGAGTATTCCGGCAGCACCTGGAAGCCGTCGCCCGAACGTTTCGAGGCCGGCACACCCAACGTCGCCGACGCCATCGGCCTGCGCGCCGCGATGGATTATCTCGACGGGCTTGGCCGTCCGGCCATCGCCGCGCACGACACCGCCCTCGCCGCCCTTTGCTACGAGGCGCTGCGCGGGTTGCCCGGCATCCGCATCCTCGGCCCGGTCGATTCCACGAAACGCGGCGGGACGGTGAGCTTTGCCTTCAAGGACGTGCACGCACACGATGTCGTGACCTTCGCCGACCAGGACGGCATCGCCCTGCGCGGCGGCCACCATTGCAACCAGCCGCTGATGAAAAAACTCGGCCTGCCGAGCACGACGCGCGCGAGCTTCTATGTTTACAACACCCCCGGGGAAATCGACGTGCTCGTCGCCTCCATGCGCCGGATCCTGAAGTTTTTCACCTAG
- the sufU gene encoding Fe-S cluster assembly sulfur transfer protein SufU yields the protein MSELNDLYQSVILDHNKRPRNRRKLPDATRVATGDNPTCGDHCTVYLRLEGDRIAEITFEGAGCAISQASASLMTTLLKEKTAAEAAATFEEFAAIVKTGRAPGEFCEMAAFAGVHAFPARIKCATLAWHAALDALK from the coding sequence ATGAGCGAACTCAACGATCTCTACCAATCCGTCATCCTCGACCACAACAAACGTCCGCGCAACCGCCGCAAGCTGCCCGACGCCACGCGCGTCGCCACCGGCGACAACCCGACTTGCGGCGACCACTGCACGGTTTACCTGCGGCTCGAAGGCGACCGCATCGCCGAAATCACCTTCGAGGGCGCCGGCTGCGCCATCTCGCAGGCATCCGCCTCGCTCATGACCACGCTGCTCAAGGAAAAAACCGCCGCCGAGGCCGCCGCGACCTTCGAGGAGTTTGCCGCCATCGTGAAAACCGGCCGCGCTCCCGGAGAATTTTGCGAGATGGCCGCGTTTGCCGGCGTGCACGCCTTTCCCGCCCGCATCAAATGCGCCACCCTCGCCTGGCACGCCGCGCTCGACGCGCTCAAATGA
- the rseP gene encoding RIP metalloprotease RseP, whose protein sequence is MQFIQAILSNIWAFGLAVFFLGASIFVHELGHFLAARRRGMKVERFSIGFGPKIFGWRGRDGIEYRLSWIPLGGYVALPQLADMAAIEGESSVAVEKLPPVSYTTKVIVAAAGAFFNVLFALVLATIVWVVGQRMLVEEQTNRVGSVRPIIEATGGKTEPGPAFVAGIKPGDAILAVDGKKVSSLSDISYLIALGSGRGAQGEPKATLSVQRDGRVFDVDVYPHYVTADEIRDIGIEPSMQVTVAQVSPGSAAAAAGLLEGDIITHLDGEPVQYESFIRDYIALHKGSALRITYLRDGKESETTAEPRRLVEAAGGEPVYRLGVALRGAYSTHIAHIPPWAQFNNIVTLTWRNLSSLVNPRSDIGLDKMTGPIGIVNQIRVIAKYDFVSVLSFIVLINISLAIFNLLPIPVLDGGHILFATIAKLRGRALPARFIAATQSVFMLLLLTMIVYVSISDGRRIVRDNRAAAREAPAAPPEK, encoded by the coding sequence ATGCAATTTATCCAAGCCATCCTCTCCAATATCTGGGCTTTCGGGCTTGCCGTGTTTTTTCTCGGCGCGTCGATTTTTGTCCACGAACTCGGCCATTTTCTCGCCGCCCGCCGCCGGGGGATGAAAGTGGAGCGGTTTTCCATCGGCTTCGGCCCGAAAATCTTCGGCTGGCGCGGACGGGACGGCATCGAATACCGCCTGTCATGGATTCCGCTGGGCGGCTATGTCGCCCTGCCGCAACTCGCAGACATGGCCGCGATCGAAGGCGAGTCCTCGGTCGCGGTGGAAAAGCTTCCGCCCGTCAGCTACACCACGAAGGTCATCGTCGCGGCGGCGGGGGCCTTCTTCAATGTCCTGTTTGCCCTCGTGCTCGCCACCATCGTGTGGGTTGTCGGCCAGCGCATGCTGGTCGAGGAGCAGACCAACCGGGTCGGCTCGGTCCGCCCGATCATCGAGGCCACCGGCGGCAAGACCGAGCCCGGCCCGGCATTTGTCGCGGGCATCAAACCCGGCGACGCCATCCTCGCGGTTGACGGGAAAAAAGTTTCCTCGCTCTCCGACATCAGCTACCTCATCGCCCTCGGCTCCGGGCGCGGCGCCCAAGGCGAGCCGAAAGCGACCCTCTCGGTGCAACGCGACGGCCGCGTCTTCGATGTGGATGTCTATCCCCATTACGTCACCGCGGACGAGATTCGCGACATCGGCATAGAGCCCTCCATGCAAGTCACTGTCGCGCAGGTCTCGCCCGGCAGCGCCGCGGCCGCGGCCGGCCTGCTTGAAGGCGACATCATCACCCATCTCGACGGCGAGCCGGTGCAATACGAAAGCTTCATCCGGGACTATATCGCCCTGCACAAGGGCTCCGCGCTGCGCATCACCTACCTGCGCGACGGCAAGGAAAGCGAGACCACGGCTGAGCCGCGCCGGCTCGTCGAGGCCGCGGGAGGCGAGCCGGTTTACCGGCTCGGCGTGGCGCTGCGCGGCGCCTACTCCACCCACATCGCCCACATCCCGCCGTGGGCGCAATTCAACAACATCGTCACGCTCACCTGGCGCAACCTCTCCAGCCTCGTCAACCCGCGCTCCGACATCGGCCTCGACAAAATGACCGGACCGATCGGCATCGTGAACCAAATCCGCGTCATCGCGAAATACGACTTTGTCTCGGTGCTGTCCTTCATCGTCCTGATCAACATCAGCCTCGCCATTTTCAACCTGCTGCCGATCCCCGTCCTCGATGGCGGACACATCCTCTTCGCGACCATCGCCAAGCTCCGCGGACGCGCCCTGCCCGCCCGCTTCATCGCCGCCACCCAAAGCGTCTTCATGCTGCTGCTGCTGACGATGATCGTTTACGTCAGCATCTCGGACGGGCGCCGGATCGTGCGCGACAATCGCGCCGCCGCCAGGGAAGCGCCCGCCGCGCCGCCGGAAAAGTAA